A region of the Myxococcus stipitatus DSM 14675 genome:
GCAGCCGCGTCGTGGGCGGCCTGTCGCGCAGCCTCGACTTGTGGAACCAGCGGGTGGACCTGGGGCCGCATCGCTTCTACACCCAGGACGCTCGCATCAACGAGCTCTGGAAGAGCGTCGTGGGCGAGGACTGGGGCACCGTCGAGTCCCATCCCGGCGTCTTCCGCAACGACGGTCAGGTGTTGCGCTATCCGCTCCAGGTCGTGGACGTGGTGCGCAAGGTGGGCTTCCTCGAGTCCGTCCGATGCGTACTCGACTATGGCGCGCAGCAGCTTCGCCCGCGGCCGGACGTGCTCACCTTCGAGGACTGGCTGGTGCAGCGCTTCGGACGCCGCGTCTACGAGCAGTTCTTCCGCGACTACAACGAGAAGTTCTTCGGACGGCCGTGCGCGCGAATCGACGCGGGAGTCGCAGGTGCCGCGTCCAAGGACTCGTCGCTCGTCGAGACGGTGCTCAACGCCTTGCGCATGGGGGTGGACAACGCCCGCGCTCGCGCCGTGAAACAAGTCACCGAGCGGTTCCCCTACCCCCAGCGCGGCACGGGGGAGGTGTACGAGCGCATGGCGCGCTTCGTCGGCGACAACGGGGGCGAGGTGTTCCTCGAGAGCCGCGTGGAAGCCCTCGAAATCGAGGGCCGACGGGTGACGGGGCTGCGCACCGCGAAAGGCTCGCGGGCCTACGACTTCGTCATCTCCAGCGCGCCCCTCGTCCCCTTGGTGAGCCAGCTTCCCGACCCGCCTCCCG
Encoded here:
- a CDS encoding FAD-dependent oxidoreductase, whose translation is MSASASSAPTSLPSRPRIAVVGAGPAGLTAAYVLARAGAQVEVHEGSRVVGGLSRSLDLWNQRVDLGPHRFYTQDARINELWKSVVGEDWGTVESHPGVFRNDGQVLRYPLQVVDVVRKVGFLESVRCVLDYGAQQLRPRPDVLTFEDWLVQRFGRRVYEQFFRDYNEKFFGRPCARIDAGVAGAASKDSSLVETVLNALRMGVDNARARAVKQVTERFPYPQRGTGEVYERMARFVGDNGGEVFLESRVEALEIEGRRVTGLRTAKGSRAYDFVISSAPLVPLVSQLPDPPPEVQRALVEARDVLTFRSAILVYLEVQGTNLFPESWLEMHTRAVRTCRVTNFRNWVPGLYGQERSSILCVEYWCAQEEDVWTQGDEALAALAQRELERVGLLGANPVGRFHVVRLPRCYPVYQPGYQRVLQPLQTHLDSFERLSSIGRGGRFSYNSQDANWRMGLEAADGARAALGF